A stretch of DNA from Electrophorus electricus isolate fEleEle1 chromosome 18, fEleEle1.pri, whole genome shotgun sequence:
aaaaaaaaaaagctctggCAAATGTACCAGAAAGATCAGTGACCTCCATAATGCAGGATATTTCTACCTTCCTCAAGCTGTTGAATCTTGTTCATTTTTTCAGTCTCCCAGTCATAATTGGTGGAGGAAATCTATTTAAATATCTATAACAACAGCTTTGCTATTCAGACAATCAGCATACAGCAGTTTAGTGTGCTTATCCTGGACATTACTTcaccttttcatttatttccctttatctttctttcttcagttgtatttatttagttgtCCATCATTATAATCTTTGTTAGAACATGAACTGATGagagttctgtttctctccattcGTCTTTTTTAACGACTTATCGATTTAAgtcatagatagatagatggatagatggatgtaAGATTACATTACACCTCGAATTTTTCACTGGTGAAAAAAGCATAGTGTACTCCATTTTACCAGCAGATTTTGTGCAATTAGAACTCCATAGTGTTTGTAATTAAGGAAGCATTTGTTGCTTAGTCTTTCATCCTTTCCTGTCAGTTGAAATCGTCAGAGCTGTCTGTGAAATGTACTGAAAGTACAGTCTTGCACTTAGGAAAATTCTATGAAATTGTGGAatgcatcttttttcttttgtggggCAATTTCAACTATAAGTTATGAATATCTGCTACACATCTgaaatgtatatgtactgtatgatAGCCTACCTAAATATTTGGGTTTAAAACCCAAGAATGTTTTTAATGCTGTTGTGATATCATGTTTAATGAGATTTATACTACatgtaatttcattaaaatgaatgcatgtccattttttaaaactttttccGGCAGTGACATATTAAGCTTTTTGTATATAGTGCATTGCAATGCATGTTATAgctaatacattttattaaatactgtATGATATAAATTTGGAGTAAAAAATGTTGTGGTTTAATGCTATATTTATCTGCCAGAGACTAATGACCTGaaagcaagttttttttttccttgtgctAAATTAACTCATTTATGTACCTTGTAAAGAAATGAATATCATCGGTGACTTGTCAGCAAAGGCCttctaatatataatatatataaaaaccagTTATGTTGGTCAAGTTGTATGAGGTTTTGCTTTAATTCAATTCTCTCCTCTTTGTTGAGCATCTAGTGCAATAGGCTGATGGAGCGATATAATCGCGATATAATCAGAAATTGATGATGAATGATGCACAGTAATTGCTCACATGgcgtggggggaggggtgcagAGACTAGTGTTTTGCATGGAAATCTGTATAAATGCATGTTGACACACCACTATAACCATGGTGTGACCTGACATGGCCTTGTAATAATAACTTCTCAGTTTTGAAAGCTCCATTCTGATAAAAGAGTTTGTAGATGTTTAAAATGGTAGGTTGATTCCAGGCCAATAAGCTACAACAATTCAAATTTTAAACTTTGCATACTCTTAACACAAGTAGGGCCATATTGTCTGAGGAAAATTATAAACATTGTCCATACATCTTTGTTATGCAGAGATGGGTTGTAAATTAGGTAATCATAAGTTTTGCCCTAAAATGGTGTGGCAGTGAAACTCAAAAGTGTACCATCTCTcatcaaaaacatcaaaagccCAACTGCAAATAAGCAGCTTGAGGTGCTAAATACTCAGACTACTGGTTGCACATATGGTTGCTCATAATTCTTTGTGCTATATTAGGTATAGGTCTCCATCAATAACTAAATAATGTTACCTATTACTTTCTCTTAGCTGCTTAGGACTTTCTTGGGTCATTAGTTCCATATTAAGGAACATCACAAGGGGTCCTAAGAAGATATACAGAATAAACCTTCTTTATTCCCGTTTTCTGGTGACAGCAACTTCAGAACGCTTGATGTTCTTCACATATGCAAAggcattaaaatgtttgtgcagATTAGTGAGGTCTAAAAAACCCTGTGGTCCTAAATTGTGATTTGAGGCAATAGAAGGCTTTTTGTTTTAACTGAACTGTTGGTATTCTATACATTATGTATTTGATTCATTCTTCTCCCACACAAGATGAGATGAGCAGACACTGTCACTAGAATCAACCACTGGTAGCCAGAGAGCTTCAATTTAGCAGGATTTGGATTTCCTCCTAACAGCAATGAACATTCAATCAATACTACACAAAATCTAATACGTCTGAGACCCACATGGTAGCTACTTTGACAGCTGTTAGGTGAATGTCCTAGCCAAAGGTGGATTAGGCCCTTTGTTGTGGCCTTAGGCTATAAAATAGTTGTGGTCTCCTTACAATGAAAATTTatgcaatataaaaacattgaCAGCATAATGAGTACACCAAAGCAACGAAATAACAGGCTTACACTAATTCTGATACagcaggaaaacaaataaacaaatacaatagGCATGCAATCTGAATAGGAGTATCACCTAGtaaatgatgtttaaaatgGCAGATTGTTTCTCTTGCTACCACTTTAGTTTGCATGCCCCACTCTCAAATTGTCCAGGAGATTCCATTATTTAAGACGTTTTGCAACCTTCACCTGACGAAAtgctaaacaaaaaaatagaacCTAATAGTAAATGAACTTAATATTTTAGGGCACTCTTTCCCTTGAAAGATGCTCTGAGTACGGATGAAGTAAATGCCAAAAGGGTGACGCAAACGTGACGCGACGGCCCCTGTGTTGAGGCGCCATGCTGCAGCCGGCCATATGGTCCTAACCCTGACGATGTGCTTAATCTCCTACTGTGTTGAATCTCCCTTGATCTAGTATAGATTATAGAGATCGTACATGCATcttgcttgcatagctgatgaaagAACTGTCTGAAACGTCCTATTTATCTGGAAACCTCATGTACTtcaatacaattttgaatatctaatATTTCGAATATTCTAGTAATTCTCAATTGTAGGTCAGCTCCACGCCAAAACTGAATTCCATTCTTACCTATAAAATACGCATGACTCATACATGAatcataaaacatacatttcagcAGCTAGTTGCTAGTTATATCATCTTTCTACAGATCGTTCTATGCTATTATCTTGGCCTAAACATATATCTGACATTACGCCTGCTTTACGACCTCGAGtgcaacattaaaacaaaagtaaatgtCACTTATCACACTTAACGattatgattttgttttatgaaCCGTTATACCCTCCAATTCGCCAGGTGGCAGAAATTGTGTTTATGTCTTCACGGTATCAACGACTCAGATGTTGCCACCAAAgtaggagaagaggaggaacaTGCGCTGCGGTTTATAGCTAATATTGTACGTATGAACGCGTGAATTAAAACCATTTAATCATGCCAATGAAAGGAAGGTTTCCCATACGGAGGACCTTGGAATATCTTCAGAAGGGGGAGATTGTTTTCAAAAGTTCTGTCAAGATTATGACCGTGAATTACAACACGCACGGAGAACTAAGTGAAGGAGCAAGGTCAGTAACTGAACGCtgctgtagctagctagcgttagcattCTGGTTATCTAGGACATCGCTTGGCTAGTTTTTTAGACGCCGAGGGTAGCTCAGTGTGTTGGACCACGGTCTCATTTAAAACAGatgttagctagccagctatgTGTAGCCAAACGCTCTGGATGTTTGGGTACTAGCTAGCCAGTGTTAGTGGCAAGCTACATGGTGAGGATTCtacagctgtgtttgttgttataGGAAATTCGTGTTCTTCAGTGTTCCTCAAATCCAGTACAAAAACCAGTGGGTTCAAATCATGATGTTCAAAAACATGACACCGTCGCCTTTTCTCCGATTCTACCTCGGTAGGTGCATTCTTTTTACTTATTGCGCCCTGACAGCAGTCATATAGATAGCTAAACTAATTGACCTGACTAGATAACATTCTGTAACATAGATCAACTAGCGATGTTTTTGTCATGGTTTTCTTTTGGACAACGCTATAGGTGACGGAGATCAGGTTCTAATGGACGTGGAAGGAAAGAACTATAAAGAAATAACACAAAATGTGAGGAAGATTCTAGGCAAATCAGAGTAAGTGTTTCTGCTTTCATGGATGTCTTATAATGTACAAAGACAAATCATGCATCTTTAGAGATGTACAATTAAAATGCATTGCCACAATTTATCAGCCTCCCTTTGACTTGGTACATCAGTTTCTGACCATGTGATCACAGCGCACCACTAGACCAGTGGATATTATTCTTAAACATTGTCAAGGTGTTGGGATGGTGGTGGATGTTGCactggtgtgagtgtatgtggcACAGCACTGTTGGAGTGTGTAAGTGCCGCTACAATGTTAGGAGTGGTTAGTCGCTggaaaatatccagccaacactGGTCTGGTAGTCAGAAACCGATCACTGCTAAAGAGGCAAGTAATAGGTTGTAAGTGCACACAaggtatttttaattaataaatgtttcaaataaaagtGTATGGTGAATATACATCTTTTTGGCGGGGGGAACTCTGAACATGGATTTAGAAGCACATTCTCCTACCAACACATTTTGCAATTGCTGCATCATTTTGACCGGTTGACTGCTTTTGCTGCTATAAAATAGATTTGTGTCTAAACATGCTCCTCTTCTATTGCTCCTCTTAGTGATGttttcgttttttgttttttttcctgctcatTTCCCAACAGCGAAGTTCTACATGCTGAAGCTCTGGCCAGGATGGAGTCCTCAAACCCAGCTAACTTCGGTCCCAAAAAGTACTACTTGCGGGAGTGCATGAGCGAAGTGGAGGGTCAGGTCCCTCACCCGGGCCTCGTTCCCCTGCCAAAAGAGATGACGGGCAAATACAGAGCCAAAATGTTGGCCGGTTCTGAGGACTAAGGACAAAGAGGGGATGTGGGGGGCAATTGCCTTTGCTCAGAAAAAGGGCTGAATAAAGAGAACAGGACTTGGTGGGGCTTTATCCCTCATGCTCCCCttttctcatctttttctcCATGGGCTGCCTTTACATGTGCAGTAATCCTACTGTCTGTgatttctcctgtgtgtgtgtgtcctttgtTGAGATAATGGAGAgatgagttttttgttttttttaaataaacaacttTTCTTTGATTTCTGCTGATTCCAGAAATAACGTTTCAGTGCTTAAGGGAAAGGTGTTAAGATGCACGGGACCACTGCATTCTTATTTATACAGatttattttgcagtgtttgtTGTGACAGCGCTTAATGtgaacatcatcatcatgtttCAAAGGCTACTAGACAGTTCATTCATGTTGGCTTCAGACACCACCAGTTAGGCCTACTGCAGAGGAAAATCAAGATACAAATGAATCTGCATTTGCCCTTATGCAGACaagttctttgttcttttttcaaacaaacaagaaatacTGCTTATTTAAGATCAAATAATGTCAACACAGCCAAAGTAGCATAATCTTCAGTTTAAGTAGTCTGTATAGGAAGAACTTTGAACAGCACATAAGGGGTTTAGTGTTAGACAAAATATTGATTTTGTATCTCAAGTattgataaaatatatatataggcatACATCCAACATTGCCATCAAAAAAGAGACTGTAGAAGATGCAACAAAGTATGTAGAGAAGCTTTTGCAAGGCTATTTAAAGCAATAATTAGTGACAATAGAAAGATAACGTGTACCTAAGGATAATTCCACTTTTTACCATGACGATCACTGTGTAGCATCAAATAAAAATGGGCAAATAAGCTTGTTTTCTGCAGTTGTGTTTCATCAGAATCTAACACTGCTAGCATAATGACCTTTTTTAAGAATTCCAACAAATTTGTTCAATTCCGTCAGGGCAGAGATTACCCGTGGACACCCTGTAGCGATACTGCAGAATGGACCTCTGCTTGGAATGTAGATATCAGGCAAGGAATCTGCTTAGCATTTATAGACTAACATTCATAAAACGAAACATAGGCAGGTAGCTTCTGGTCATATCCACCTAGACTTTCCTGACATCtccagttcacacacacacacacatacacatacacacacaaaaaaaataaaattatgaattatCTTCAAATGATCTTCCTCAATACATTCCTTTAGCCACATTTTTGTGCAAAACAAACCTAATAGCTTACCTTCTTTAACCAACCTTCCCAATCTTACATTAAGTTTAGATCCAATGGCAGTCTCCCATGGGATGTACTTGTATACCATTTTGATGCTAAAACcatttattacttttttcttATTCTCATTCTTTCCCCTTATATATTCATTTACctacaaatttaaaaagcaactgTTTTCACATGTTGGCAATAGTGCCATACTTGCTGTTTTGAAGTCATGCTGGGAAGGCATAGTGTGTCCTTATAATGAATGTGTCTATAACAAGAGGAACCCTTGTATTAGCTAGAGAGCATGTAACATCTAAGTTCTCCCATCACGTGGCCCTGTGTTCTGACACTGTGCTGCAAGGCTTTTGAGTGTTTGAAGCTACAAGTGTATTTGTACTGGACACTTCTTGGCTAGGTGAAGGATGTTTCCTTCATATTACTCAAGGGTAAACATTACAAAAGCTCATTATGATCTAAAAGTATCCAAGATGTAATAACAGAAACATGACTTGGCTGAGAGATTCTCTACATATGATTAGCAACTCTTGGTTTAACCAGCCCTTCCTTGCAGGAGATCTCTAAGAAATGCTGAGTGTATTGTATTCTTTCTGTAAGCACACTGATATGAAGGAAGCTCTAGTCTGCCTTATCCTCTAGTTTGTGCATTTTGGCAGCCTAAATTAGTGactgaggagaagaaaaaatgtCAAGACAAAAACACGTGTCCTTAATTCCATTATTCTCATGACATTTGACTCAACAGAAACCAGGAAAGAAAAATGGCGAGACCAGTGAATAACGgtcagtgtgtttttctcttttgctcctGTAGGGTGCACTGCAGCTCTTTCAGGTTCTGGGACAGCAACTCCACTTCATCGGTACGTCCGTTGAGTTTGGCGTCGAACATGTACGCACGAATGTTGTCGatctgctgcagcagcagctcctCTTCGATGAGCTCATCCATTGCTGCGCtgtcgtcatcatcatcttcgAAGGGATTGGTCGAGGCAACCGGAAGCATTTCATCTGGCGTATCTTTGAAGGGGTTGCCCCTGTCGTCGTCGTCATCCTCTTCAAAGGGGTTCCTGCCGAGCGCACCATCCTGCCTCTCGTCTGTCTCCTTTAcgtcatcctcctcatcctcaaaGGGGTTGTACTCTTCGTCTCTTGCAACGGTTGCTTGGTGGTGCTCTCTCTGGATCTCCTTGCTGAAAGGGTTCATCGGATCTTCCTCAACCGGGATGGAGTCCTCTTCGTCAAATCGGTTCAGCAGCGTGGTGCTGCCACTGTTCTGCGCCTCTCCAGCAGGTGGAGCCATTGTACATTCATCCCTCTGCAATGGTGGCGAAGTCCCTGGCAAGCGTGGGAATGACTTGATGGTCTGAGGTGGCCTGAGCTCGGGGCTCATGTCTGGATCCCGGCTGCGGTCGCCCTCCCTTTCACCCGCTTCTTCAACGCCCTTTCCTTCGCCAAAATCTGAGGCACGCTCTCTGGCGGCTGCCCGGCTCTCTagctccctctgctggaggTAGCTGATCTGACTGCGCTGCAGGCTCTCCTCCTGGGCCAGGCGGCGTGAGAGCTCGATGGCGCGGCTGGTCTGCTGCGCGTCGAACTCGTCCTGCAACTGCCGTAGGTTCTCCTCCAGCATGGCCACCTCGTCCGAGCGGCCTGCCGCACGCGCCTGCCTCAGGAACGACTCGATGTTGTCGATCTGCTGCAGCAGAGGGTCGTCCAGCTCGCCGTGGGAGCGCGTGCCCTCTGACGACGGCAGCCAGCTGCCGGCCTTGGTCATGCGCGGGCCAGAGGCCGGCCGGGGCGCGTCGCCGTTGGCGCTGAGGAGAGGTCGGCTCTTGTCGATTTCCGACCGCCGCTTATGTGCCTCCAGGGCTGCCTAGAAaggggagaggcagaggaaaggGGCTTAGAGTGACTTATCAGTGCAGCAGCTGTGACCATGGGGCCTATTAGCAACAGCACCTGCAATGCAGCCTCATCATTCCAGCTCCTcacctgtctgtgctgctgctcatatctcttcttctcttttagCTCCTCGTAGTTCTCCTTCGTAGGCAATGACATCAGACCCAACAGCTTCTCCTGCATATGGAACAGAAGGGAGTGTAGAAAAAGTTGCTcaaaaagatgtgtgtgtgtgtttgtgtgtgtgtgtgtgtcggtcttACCTGTACAAACAGTGTTGCCGAGTAGCGCACCATCCTTTGCAGCTGGAGGGTCTTTGGGTGGGGCTGCACTTCATCTTTCAGTCCGAGTGTTAGAATCTTCTTACTGACagccacaaatacacacacagatgttacATACATCAGACTGGGATCTGTTTATGCAAGCTCGCTTTTACATGCACATAAGACTGCAACTCATTCTACATATGTGCTAACTGTTACCCGGAGCATACCTCAGAGCATCTATATGCTCATAGTATTTCTGCACCTCCAACCTCAGGCTACCAGCAGTTTCCAGGTTGTAGGTTGTCTCGCCAGCActatgagagacagaaagacaaagtaTGGTCTTTATGGTGACAAATTATGGGCTAGtgagtgaataaatgaacagaGCTTTCTCTGAGAGTACGTGGCAGTGAGACATTGTCCAGTGGCTGCTTTTTCAAGCAAGGAACTGGTGCCCAGGCTTATTTGGTCTTTTATTCTGGTACGTCTTGCACACCAAACAGGATTAGGAGTCTTACTTCAGCGACTCAGCCATGCGGATGTACTCCGGAGCCTTCTCATCCACCTTGTCCATACACATCCTCAATCTCTGCACAGCGCCAGACAGGAAGAGGTGCCATCAAGGAGAAGCCAGCATAGAGACAGGAAGGGGCAGACAGGAATTTGCCGGTGTCAGAGAGAACAAAAGGCTTCAGAAAAATTGTAAACACAAGCTATGCCTTACAGACAGTTAGATTTCTTTACACCATCCTTGTTAGGAGAGAAGCTAGCTAAACAGCAGCTctctgtaatgtttttattagtattctggcctcctctctctgccagaTAAGTAAATAagcaataaatgttttatttatgaagcatatttttatatgtttttaaaaacacaatttttgaCTACATTTTTTGgtataaatgaatgtgtatgaTGACATCATTCTACAGGACACACGGTACCTCGTAGAATTTGACGATGTCAGGCACATGGTCCTTCTCATCCAGCTTGCGCTGGTGCCGCAGCAGCGCGTCCATGCAGTGATGGCAGCAGCGTATGCGGTCCTCATCCTTCTCCTCCAGTACGGAGCTCACTGACGACAGGCTGCTGATGGAGCCACGCCGCGAGGCCTGTGGCTGTTGCACTGTTAGGCCTCCTCCACCGGGGGGCGCCCCGTGCCCGGGGCTGCCGGCCACGTACAGGGCCTCACGCGTGCCGCTGGTCAGCTTGTCTGAGGGCGAACGCAACGCACCCCAAAAATGACTCCCTCCAGGAACATTCCTCCAATTACGTGATCTGAACTTGTTCTAGGCATGGCAAAACCGGGAGGCCTTGTGTGTTATGCATACAGCGCTCCTAGACAGTAGGACAGACGAGTGGTAACTTACAAGCCAGCACCAGGGGCACGAACTCCATACACTTCCCACACATGATGGAGCCACAGAGGCGACAGTGGTGACGCCGATTCCTGAGGTTGAACTTGCCCCCACAGTCCGGACAGAATGGTACGTCCTGGTCACTCACCCAAGGAACAACCGACTTCTCCAATgctaaatgattaaaaaaaccaTGCTTTGGTTaaccataaaatatttatggcAGAAGGAACAATAAGCTTCTTTTTCGGTCTCTCACCCACCTCTTATCTTCCCACCATCCATGTTGATTCTGTCAAAAGACGTAAGCTGGAAAAATACCACAAACGTGTGTGACCACATGCAAAATTTGTTTAAACCAGTTTCATATGGTTTTGTCCTCCAAGACAGTGATAGAACAGCATTGTTTGATGCAAATATTTACCTTCTCCAGCCTAATGATGCGTTTGTTGACCTCAATGACATAATGATCAATCCTGGCTGCTCTGTGTTTCTTAAAAAGATCAAGGTGACTCCGTGTGGCTCctaatcaaacaaaaaaaagatgaataaGTCCTTTAGGCTATGACCTAGTAACAGACCACAGCTAGTAAATGCCTATGATAAAAAGATCCATAGTATGCTGCATCCGTATGACTAACAATAGAGACAGATATTGGTGGGTGGCTTTTGTTCTAGAAGGCAGTGCAGCGCCACTAATAAGACGTCCAGCAAACCTAGTCTCACCCAGTTCCTGGGGCTCCCACATGTAAGGGTCTACGCCCCCGTAGTAGAAGGACTCGTAGCTGGTCTCGGCCCTCTCATCTCCATCCCTCTTAAGCAGCTTGTCTTTGGCCTTTTTTGCCTTCTGCACCAGACCTGAGCAATAATTAGATAAATTAAAGCTTTAGAGCTCCTTCATATCACAGTGCAGAACAGGAGGTTCTCCGAATCTCTGACTCCACATATACGGTTTTGAGAACAAGCGACAGTTCATGTGGCATAGTTATGGAAAGGCAGCCCAAACCACCCATGTGCCAGCCTGTGTCTGAGCTTACTCTAGCTACAGTCTAACTTAAACACAATACTCTCTACCCAAGCATAGATGATTGCAGTCTGTAAAAGCTAGTGTGGACTAGGTAGTATGATTTAACCAGCATAAAGCTAAATATCTCTAATGGTCTATTCACTGATAGTCATTTCACTAGCGGGATTGAATGCGAGTCTCTGATCAGCACTCACTCTTCAGCTGGCTGCCAACTTGGCGGTTGTCTCCAGAGTGCTCCTCCTCGTAGTGGTCCTGCAGCTGGTAGAAGGACTGCAGGTCTTTCAGACACAGGGGGCAGAGGAAGCCCTCCTTCACCTCAGCCGAGCCTTCGAGCGGCGGTGGATAACCGGAAGCCATGGGATGGATGTCAGCGGTGCTCGAAGTAGACGGTGTAAGGCGTGTTAGGGTAGGGCAGGTGCTGGCAGCAGCTCATGCCACACCTGGCTGAGGGCACGGCCCAGCCCAGACCTTCCCCGTTATTCTACAAGCAGTGTCACAGAGGGCTCCAGTCGAAATTTGGACAAATGAAGCAAATCCCTAACCTGCCAAGTCAACCTTTGTCTTTGCAAAAGATTGTCATGTGACAGTCACAACTTTTAAACGAAAGTATGTCAGTGCCTCACTGCTTGCTCAGTCGCCTCAGCCACAATTTGTATTGCTGTGTAATTCTATAAAAGTATTCTGTTCCACAGAATTCATTGTTATAATCAGTAATTATCAATGCATAATAGATAAACAACAATATGATTGTGTATTAATCAAAACCATATTTAAAGATCTTGGCTGCATTTCTAGGCAAGTTATAACAAATTGTTGGCTATATAATTACAGGTTTAGCTCGCTGTGCCTAAAACAGCTACCACGTTATCagtcttttttggttttctagCTAAATGTTGTCTTAATGGGCGTGGATTAAACGATGGGCGTCAATTGCGATGTGCATTAAACTAGCTCGTCGCTCTGCACGTCGCAAATAAAGCTCAATAACAGCAGGCGACTACGTCTTTCATACCGTTACAATGCAACAATACAACAATAAAGCTAGGCTAGACTGTGCGATCCGCTAACGttcaaagaagaaaaacaattgACTCGACACGACCCCAACAAACCTTTCACAACCATTAGCGGATGACGTGGAGATCTTACCCAAAGTTCGCTGGATAATTTGTAGGTATAAAAGTTTCTGACAGCTCGTCACGGGTAACTTAAATAGAACATGATACAAACTCTTTCGACGAGTGAAAGGGTAGCGGCCCAACATCGTCACGTGGGGGCGTCATGTGACCAGCATTCAGTTGATACGGCAGGGCGAACGGAACATAAAACTTTCGAACCGTTTATGCGCGTTTTGCATTCATTCGTTGAACTTGGGAtattgtttggcttttttccTAAACAAGTGCTCAGTGCAGTCAGTTCACATCATATTTGTTAGTGTCATATTTGCAAACATTGGTTACTACAAGCAGCAGATTAATGAGTGCAAGCAAAAGTGGGTAGAAACTTTTCCGGTCTAAATGTTCATGCAAACAGTAGCCTATCACCACAAGGTGGCGCTGTGCGCCTAGGTAACAACTAACCTCCGACACTGTTCACCTTTTTAACGGACGGTTTTGAGGGGATTGTCGTTTCACGTTTTTGAACAACCAAGAAAAATAGAAGCATGTCACTgccattttattgcatttatagCTTTTAATTTTCATGATTTACCTAATTAGGTTACAAGTTGCCTTCAAACCATCTAATCCATAAAATGCAGTTGTGTTACTGCgtcaggaaaaaaat
This window harbors:
- the mrps25 gene encoding 28S ribosomal protein S25, mitochondrial: MPMKGRFPIRRTLEYLQKGEIVFKSSVKIMTVNYNTHGELSEGARKFVFFSVPQIQYKNQWVQIMMFKNMTPSPFLRFYLGDGDQVLMDVEGKNYKEITQNVRKILGKSDEVLHAEALARMESSNPANFGPKKYYLRECMSEVEGQVPHPGLVPLPKEMTGKYRAKMLAGSED
- the LOC113584328 gene encoding rabenosyn-5 encodes the protein MASGYPPPLEGSAEVKEGFLCPLCLKDLQSFYQLQDHYEEEHSGDNRQVGSQLKSLVQKAKKAKDKLLKRDGDERAETSYESFYYGGVDPYMWEPQELGATRSHLDLFKKHRAARIDHYVIEVNKRIIRLEKLTSFDRINMDGGKIRALEKSVVPWVSDQDVPFCPDCGGKFNLRNRRHHCRLCGSIMCGKCMEFVPLVLAYKLTSGTREALYVAGSPGHGAPPGGGGLTVQQPQASRRGSISSLSSVSSVLEEKDEDRIRCCHHCMDALLRHQRKLDEKDHVPDIVKFYERLRMCMDKVDEKAPEYIRMAESLNAGETTYNLETAGSLRLEVQKYYEHIDALSKKILTLGLKDEVQPHPKTLQLQRMVRYSATLFVQEKLLGLMSLPTKENYEELKEKKRYEQQHRQAALEAHKRRSEIDKSRPLLSANGDAPRPASGPRMTKAGSWLPSSEGTRSHGELDDPLLQQIDNIESFLRQARAAGRSDEVAMLEENLRQLQDEFDAQQTSRAIELSRRLAQEESLQRSQISYLQQRELESRAAARERASDFGEGKGVEEAGEREGDRSRDPDMSPELRPPQTIKSFPRLPGTSPPLQRDECTMAPPAGEAQNSGSTTLLNRFDEEDSIPVEEDPMNPFSKEIQREHHQATVARDEEYNPFEDEEDDVKETDERQDGALGRNPFEEDDDDDRGNPFKDTPDEMLPVASTNPFEDDDDDSAAMDELIEEELLLQQIDNIRAYMFDAKLNGRTDEVELLSQNLKELQCTLQEQKRKTH